Below is a genomic region from Catenuloplanes atrovinosus.
AGTTCGGCCAGGACGCGCTCATCGTGTGCGAGAGCCTGGTCCGCATCTACCAGACCGGCTCGATCGAGGTGCAGGCGCTGCAGGGCCTCGACCTGACCGTGGAGCCGGGGGAGATGGTCGCGGTCGTCGGCGCGTCCGGCTCCGGCAAGTCCACCCTGCTGTCCATCCTCGCCGGTATCGACGCGCCCACCGCGGGCCGCGCCCGGGTCGACACGTGGAACCTGCTGGACATGTCCCGCGCGGACCGGGTGCGCTACCGGCGGCACACGGTCGGGTTCGTGCGGCAGCAGACCGCCAGCAACCTGGTGCCGTACCTGACGGCGCGCCAGATGGTGGACCTGCCGATGACCGCGGCGCGCACGCCCGCCCGCGAACGGAAGGCGCGCGCCGCGGAGCTGCTGGACATGCTCGGCGTGGGGGACCTGGCCGACCGGCGCCCCGCGCAGCTCTCCGGCGGGCAGCAGATGCGGGTGGCGATCGCGGTCGCGCTGGCGAACCGGCCGCGCGTGCTGCTGGCCGACGAGCCCACCGGCGAGTTGGACACCGCCACCTCGGCCGAGGTCTTCGGCGCGCTGCGCGACGTCAACCGCGCGCTCGGCGTCACGATCGTGGTGGTCACGCACGACCCGGAGGTCAGCGGCCAGGTGGAGCGCACGGTCGCGATCCGGGACGGGCGGACCAGCAGCGAGGTGCTGCGCCGCGCCGCCGTGAACGGCGACGGCGACAGCGAGGTGATCGCGGAGGAGTACGCGGTGATGGACCGCGCCGGACGCGTGCAGGTGCCACGCGAATACCGCGAGGCGCTGGCGCTCACCCGCCGCGTCCGCCTCGCCCTGGAGTCCGACCACGTCTCTATCAAGCGGGACGATTCATGAGCGAGATTTCGAGCGAATCATTGGCTCAGCGCCGACCACGCCGGAACCGCGGCGCCGAGGTGGGTCCGGCATGACCATTTTGACGGTACGGAACGTCAGCCGGCGGTTCGGCAGCGGTGAGGGCGTGGTGCACGCGCTGCGGGACGTGTCCTTCGACGTCGAGCCCGGCACCATGGTGGCGCTGGTCGGCCGCTCCGGGTCCGGCAAGACCACGCTGCTCAACGTGATCGGTGGGCTGGATCGGCCGGACGAGGGCACGGTGCACGTCGACGGCGTGGAGGTCACCGCGCTGGACGAGGACGGCCTGGCCCACCTGCGGCGGGAGCGCGTGGCGTACGTGTTCCAGACGTTCGGCCTGATCCCGGTGCTGTCCGCGGCCGAGAACGTGGGCGCGCCGCTGCGGCTGGCCCGCACCCCCGCCGCGGAGCGGGAGAGCCGCGTCGCGCTGCTGCTGGAGCTGGTCGGGCTGGCCGGCCACGCGGCGCAGCGGCCCGGCGAGCTGTCCGGCGGCCAGCAGCAGCGCGTCGCGATCGCCCGCGCGCTGGCGGCGAGCCCCCGGCTGCTGATCGCGGACGAGCCGACCGGCCAGCTCGACGCGGAGACCGGCCTGGCCGTGATGGCGCTGCTGCGCGGCATCGTCGAGTCCGAGGGCGTGACCGCGCTGGTCTCCACGCACGACCCGGTGATGATGGCGCTGGCCGACCGTGTCATCAACATCCACGATGGCCGAGTGGAATGACGTTCCTCGTCAGGCGCGCCCGCGCGCAGTGGCCGCTGCTGGCCGCGCTGCTGGCCGTGGTCACGGTGGGCGTCACGCTGCTGGGCGTCTGCGCGCTCCTGATCACCCGTACCGGTGAGCGCGCGGTGGAGACCGCGGCGGCGCGCGCCGTCGCGGAGGAGACGGACGTGACCGCGTACACGGTGACCGTGGGCGGGCCGGACGCGCGGTCGGTCATCGAGGACACCGGCGGCGTGCTGACCGACGCGCTGGCGCCGCTGCCGGCCACGCTCTCCACCCGCGCGTCCACGCTGCTGCGGCCGCTGCCGAGCGTGCCGAAGGGCGGCGACTTCCCGTCCCAGGGCTACCTGTCCGCGGTCTCCGACCTGGCGTCGCGGGTCGAGGTGGTGGAGG
It encodes:
- a CDS encoding ABC transporter ATP-binding protein, whose protein sequence is MSVTPLSLPSPPDRAPEFGQDALIVCESLVRIYQTGSIEVQALQGLDLTVEPGEMVAVVGASGSGKSTLLSILAGIDAPTAGRARVDTWNLLDMSRADRVRYRRHTVGFVRQQTASNLVPYLTARQMVDLPMTAARTPARERKARAAELLDMLGVGDLADRRPAQLSGGQQMRVAIAVALANRPRVLLADEPTGELDTATSAEVFGALRDVNRALGVTIVVVTHDPEVSGQVERTVAIRDGRTSSEVLRRAAVNGDGDSEVIAEEYAVMDRAGRVQVPREYREALALTRRVRLALESDHVSIKRDDS
- a CDS encoding ABC transporter ATP-binding protein — translated: MTILTVRNVSRRFGSGEGVVHALRDVSFDVEPGTMVALVGRSGSGKTTLLNVIGGLDRPDEGTVHVDGVEVTALDEDGLAHLRRERVAYVFQTFGLIPVLSAAENVGAPLRLARTPAAERESRVALLLELVGLAGHAAQRPGELSGGQQQRVAIARALAASPRLLIADEPTGQLDAETGLAVMALLRGIVESEGVTALVSTHDPVMMALADRVINIHDGRVE